A stretch of DNA from Flavobacteriaceae bacterium MAR_2009_75:
AATGAAACTGCTTAGCTCAAGTCAGGTTTTGAGCGATTTGCCTTTTTCAGGGCATGCTCCTTTTTTGATTTAAGCCGTCTCTCTATCGAAGACCTTGAAGGTTTGGTCTTTCTCCGTTTTTTTCTTCTTTTAAGAGCGTTCTCAAGCGTTTCAATAAAATTTTGGATAACCAGCTCTTTATTTTTGTGCTGACTTCTCGTGTCGCTGCATTGCAATTGCAGAACGCCTTCTTTGGTTATTCTGTTGCCCAACTTTCGAAAAATGCGCTTCTTTTCCTCTAAAGATAGTGCCGAAGAGTTCTCAATATTAAAATTGAGTTCTACTTTCGTAGAAACCTTGTTCACATGCTGCCCACCGGCGCCACTGCTTCTTACAGCTTTGAAATTCAATTCTTGTATAGCGCGCTCCCTATTCATAGATTAAGGTGTAGCCATACGCTGGTTGATAGTCTCTATCGAAATATTAAGGAAAATCATCTTACCGACCTCTAAGGGCTCGTGGTGATGAAAGAAAATGTCATGACCCTCATAGATGCCTCCGATCATAAAATGGCCACCCATGTAATAAGAGCCCTTTACTACGACTTCGAGTCCTGTTTTTTGGGAAACTTTAAACTCATGCGCGTAAACTATAATCCTACGTTTGGTATCGGCATAAGATTTTAGAATATTTATAGGAATTCTATTTGCCTCACCGAATAACGATGCGATATATAAATCTTGCGGATGCTCATACAGATTTCTGGGAGTGTCTTTCGCAATGATAAACTTATCTTTTAGCACCACAACTCTATCGGCAAATGGAAGCATATCCATAGGGTCATGTGTCGCCGTTACCACCGTTACTTTTTGCCTACGTAAATAACCAAATATATTACGTCGCAAACTGTTCTTTCTAAAGTTATCGATGTGACTAAATGGTTCATCTAACAATAATACTTTTGGCTCTTGTGCCAAGGCTCTTGCCAGAGCTACCCGTTGTTGCTGACCTCCGCTTAAGTATCTAACCTTCGTATCGGCCAAATCGGCCATTTCTATCAATGCCAAAAGCTCATCTATTCTTTCTTCTGATTTTTCGCGTTCGAAAACCGATAAAAACTCTGAAATATTTTCTCTTACCGTTGTATACTGCATCAAATCGAGGTCTTGCGCCAAGTACTTCATGTACGATTCCCCAGGAACCAAATTATAGAGCGGACCTAAGACTTGGGTGTCGTTCCAATACACTTCGCCCACTTCAATATCCAACAACCCATAAATTATCTTTAAGAGCGTACTCTTGCCACAACCACTTTCTCCAATGATGGAAATGTGCTCTCCCTCTAAAATGCGAAGATTGATATTTTCCAAAACGGTAACCCCATCTTCATAGGAAAAAGAAACATGGTCTACTTGAAGCATATTTAATTTATTATTGATAGAAATGGAAAACCCCGTCTATAAAAAAACGGAGTTTACGGCAATATATTGAATCTAAAGGTCGCTATTGGATCAATCTTTGAACTCCTTTACGACGGCTTGGTTCGGCAACTTCTCGAAACCCATGTTGTATAGGGTGAAACCAAATATATCGGCATATTGTTCAATGGTCTTGCTTACCGGCGTACCGGCACCGTGACCAGCGTTGGTCTCAATACGAATCAAAGTCGGATTCTCCCCAGCCTGTTTTGCCTGTAATTCAGCAGCAAATTTAAAACTGTGCGCAGGCACTACGCGATCATCATGATCACCTGTAGTGACCAATGTAGCTGGGTAATGAACACCCTCTTTCACATTATGTAAAGGAGAATAGTTTTTGAGGTATTCGAACATTTCTTGACTTTCTTCTGATGTACCGTAGTCATAGGCCCAACCTGCTCCGGCTGTAAACGTGTGGTATCGAAGCATATCAAGAACCCCAACTGCTGGTAATGCCACTTTCATCAACTCTGGACGCTGCGTCATCGTTGCCCCTACCAAAAGGCCACCGTTACTTCCACCTCTGATGGCGAGATAATCGGGAGAGGTGTACTTATT
This window harbors:
- a CDS encoding ABC-type Fe3+/spermidine/putrescine transport system ATPase subunit, which codes for MLQVDHVSFSYEDGVTVLENINLRILEGEHISIIGESGCGKSTLLKIIYGLLDIEVGEVYWNDTQVLGPLYNLVPGESYMKYLAQDLDLMQYTTVRENISEFLSVFEREKSEERIDELLALIEMADLADTKVRYLSGGQQQRVALARALAQEPKVLLLDEPFSHIDNFRKNSLRRNIFGYLRRQKVTVVTATHDPMDMLPFADRVVVLKDKFIIAKDTPRNLYEHPQDLYIASLFGEANRIPINILKSYADTKRRIIVYAHEFKVSQKTGLEVVVKGSYYMGGHFMIGGIYEGHDIFFHHHEPLEVGKMIFLNISIETINQRMATP
- a CDS encoding ribosome-associated protein produces the protein MNRERAIQELNFKAVRSSGAGGQHVNKVSTKVELNFNIENSSALSLEEKKRIFRKLGNRITKEGVLQLQCSDTRSQHKNKELVIQNFIETLENALKRRKKRRKTKPSRSSIERRLKSKKEHALKKANRSKPDLS